Below is a window of Gilliamella sp. ESL0405 DNA.
TCGCCAACCCATGAAGGACCAATAATGAGAGTTTTCATTTTTTTCCTTTTTATTGTTCATTGAGCCATTTCATATATTCGGTTGTGCCTTCGGTCACAGTTTTGAATTTTATTTGACAACCTGCTTGTCGGAATTTAGTTAAATCAGCTTGAGTAAAGGTTTGGTAACGTCCTTTTAACTGCTCAGGGAAGGGAATATACTCAATTTCGCCTGTTTGATGATAACTCATAACAGCATCTGCTACGGATTGGAAAGATTCCGCTTGACCGGTACCGCAATTGAAAATCCCGGATACTTGATTTTTCCAGAACCATAAATTGACATCAACCACATCACCAACATAAATGAAGTCACGTTTAAAGTTATCGCTACCGGCAAATAGTTTGGGTTTTTCACCCTTTTTCAATTGCTCATTGAGATGAAAAGCCACGCTTGCCATACTGCCTTTATGAGTTTCACGCGGTCCGTAAACATTGAAATAGCGAAAACCACAAACTTGCGATGTGGCTTGCGGTAAAATCTCTCTGACATATTGGTCAAATAAAAATTTAGAGTAACCATATACATTTAGTGGTTTTTCGTAGGCTCGCTCTTCAATAAAGTTATCACTACGACCGCCATAAGTTGCCGCTGATGAAGCATAAAGAAATGGGATATTGAAATCTAAACAGTAGTGTAAGAGATCTTTGGAATAGCTGTAATTGTTTTCCATCATGAATTTTCCGTCCCACTCAGTGGTTGATGAGCAAGCGCCTTGATGAAAAATAACATCGATATCAAGATTTTCATTAGAGATGATTGCAGAAATAAACTCATCTTTGTCCATGTAATCAGCGATGTCTAAATCAGCTAAGTTTGCAAATTTAGTTCCGTCAGTTAAGTCATCGACAACTAAAATATCTTTATGTCCAATACTATTTAAACCTTTAACAATATTGCTTCCAATAAAACCTGCACCGCCAGTGACAACAATCATAATTACTACCTTTAAACGAATTAAATTTAATGCCTCTATAATACCGATTTATGACAAAATTTTCGAGTGTTCATTTAGATGCATATTGTTTTTTATCCGTTTTGAGAATAATTAATTACCATTGTTTGGTAGTAAGCGGTTAATTGCTATTTTTTATATCGATTAATTCATGCTTTTAGCGATGTTTATCAAAAATAGATGCAATGTAGAAAAATGGGTTGGGTAAAGAGATTGTCGTTTAAAACTCTCTCTTTTATTGAAATTACTCATTATTATGTTTTGCAGTTAATAAAATGTATCTTGCTAAACTAAGATAGGGTTCGGTTTGACAATACTGTTTTTCAAGCGCTAATAGTTGGTCAAAGTGTGTTTCAGACTTGCTTTTATTGATTAAATAATCATGAAAAACCCGGATGCCAATTTTATTTGTTATGGTAAAGTTAAGATCGGTTAACCAGGTATAAACTTCAGTTGGCTTTCTTGGAAAATCCGGCGATAAGGTCTTTTTTTTGCGTTTAGCTAAACCTGCTTGAGTATAACCAAAATTACCCAGTGTCACCGTTTTAAATAACAGTGCATCATAATTATAAAACATTAACGATAAGTAACCGTCAGCTTTTAAATGTCTTTTTAAGGCGTTAATGACAGTTATTGGCTCAGCTACCCATTCTAAAACTGCATGGCAAATCACTAGGTCAAATTGTTCATCTGTCACTTGGTCAAGCGTTTGTATGGCACTATGTATACACGTTATCGGTAAGTTTTCCGCTATCGCGGTTTGTTTTGTCTGTTCAAGCATATGCGCTGAAATGTCACACAAGGTAATTTGATGCCCCAGTCTGGCAAGCTTACAAGCAATTTGTCCCTGCCCACCACCAGCATCAAGGATCTTTAGTGGTTTTTTAACACTACAGTCTGCTAAGATCTGTTCAAGTTCTTGCCAGACTATCGCCTCACGTATTTTACCTTTAGTTGTACCATAAATATTTTGTGCAAATTTAGCACTGATATCGTCAAAATTTCTATCTTGCTTATTCATACGTTAGTTTTGATTATTCAGCTTTTGTACTTGCGCATTGATTTGCGATAATTTTTCAGACATTAATTGATAACACTGTTCCATTAAGGCACGAGTATCGTCTTTTTGAAGGTTTTTGGTTTCAATCGGATCAAGCATCTCAACAATCACATGTCCGTTATTTAAACGATTGAGTTTAATTGAATTGGTATCCGACACACAGATTGGCACAATAGGTACACCTGCGGCTATAGCGGCTTTAAATGCGCCTGTTTTAAAAGGTAACAATCCTCGACCTTGACTTCGAGTCCCTTCGGGAAACATCCAGATAGATATGCCTCGATTGTTGATCTCTTTTACCACTTGGCTAATGGTATCGTGTGCTTTAGATTTATTATTACGATCAATTAAAATATTACCGGTTAGATAATAAAGTTGCCCAAAAAATGGGATCCATGCCAAACTCTTTTTCCCTACGGTGACGGTTTTCGGTTGAACGATGTCAGCGGCAACAATCATGTCATAATTATTTTGATGATTGGCAATAAATACACAGCTTCCCATGTTTTGGATATTGGAATATTGGCGGGTTTCAACTTTAACGCCCAAAATGGGCTTGAAAAAAAAGCTAAATAGATGCGCAAAGCGTGCAACATTTTTTGGATTACGTGGATTAAACAGGCAAAAAATAATACCTAAAACACAGATTATCACTCCTAAGATGACAACACTAATTAAGCGAAAAAGAAAAACCATAATTTACCTCATAAGTTAACTTAGCGTATTATATACGTAATCAGCATTAATATACAGTTTCCGCTACCGATAACAGCTAAAAGGACGGTTATGCCAAAATCAACAATTAT
It encodes the following:
- the rfaD gene encoding ADP-glyceromanno-heptose 6-epimerase translates to MIVVTGGAGFIGSNIVKGLNSIGHKDILVVDDLTDGTKFANLADLDIADYMDKDEFISAIISNENLDIDVIFHQGACSSTTEWDGKFMMENNYSYSKDLLHYCLDFNIPFLYASSAATYGGRSDNFIEERAYEKPLNVYGYSKFLFDQYVREILPQATSQVCGFRYFNVYGPRETHKGSMASVAFHLNEQLKKGEKPKLFAGSDNFKRDFIYVGDVVDVNLWFWKNQVSGIFNCGTGQAESFQSVADAVMSYHQTGEIEYIPFPEQLKGRYQTFTQADLTKFRQAGCQIKFKTVTEGTTEYMKWLNEQ
- a CDS encoding methyltransferase domain-containing protein, with translation MNKQDRNFDDISAKFAQNIYGTTKGKIREAIVWQELEQILADCSVKKPLKILDAGGGQGQIACKLARLGHQITLCDISAHMLEQTKQTAIAENLPITCIHSAIQTLDQVTDEQFDLVICHAVLEWVAEPITVINALKRHLKADGYLSLMFYNYDALLFKTVTLGNFGYTQAGLAKRKKKTLSPDFPRKPTEVYTWLTDLNFTITNKIGIRVFHDYLINKSKSETHFDQLLALEKQYCQTEPYLSLARYILLTAKHNNE
- a CDS encoding 1-acylglycerol-3-phosphate O-acyltransferase, yielding MVFLFRLISVVILGVIICVLGIIFCLFNPRNPKNVARFAHLFSFFFKPILGVKVETRQYSNIQNMGSCVFIANHQNNYDMIVAADIVQPKTVTVGKKSLAWIPFFGQLYYLTGNILIDRNNKSKAHDTISQVVKEINNRGISIWMFPEGTRSQGRGLLPFKTGAFKAAIAAGVPIVPICVSDTNSIKLNRLNNGHVIVEMLDPIETKNLQKDDTRALMEQCYQLMSEKLSQINAQVQKLNNQN